In Gimesia chilikensis, the genomic window AGCAGGAAAATGATTACACCGATCTGTCATCTCCTGACCAGGTGATGCTGAAGCAGGACATGCAGGAGATTCTGAAACGGCCTGAATTTCGACATCTGACCCGCGAACGCGAACTCGCTCAGGAAGCCGACGTGGATCTGAACGACTGGATCAAAGATTCTCCCCGACAAAGCAGCTATGACACCTCTGCCATCTCCGGTGTTGCCGGATTGATTTTCCTCTACCTGTCGTATGCTGCTGTGATTTGTGCCTGTCTGCTGGTTCTGTTCCTGCTCGTAAAAGCAGTGACTGGCTTTAAGCTTTCCAGAGAGCACAACATGAAATCCGACAAAACCCAGTTGCAAGGGGAGATGGTGCTGGAGGAACATGTCTCGCCCGCAGAATTAGCGGCAGCCACTTACCTCGAACGGGCACAGGAACTCGCCAGATCAGGTAACTACCATCAAGCTATCATCCAGCTACTGTATGGATCCATGAGCTTCATTGAACGCTCGGGATGGATCCGGTTCCGTAAAGGATTAACTTATCGCGATTACATGCGTGCGGCACGACCTCATGGCCTGGCCGGCGAATCACTGCGTCAGATGATTCGCACTTATGAACCCCTGGGATTCGGCCGTCGGGTCGCAACTCGAGAACACTTTGAAAGTACACTCCAGCATTATGAATCAGCCTTCCAGAAAGAAACGTGAACGCAGAAATGCGGGCTGGTTCTGGCTGGCCGCACTCTGTCTGCTACTTCCTTTGCACCTCTGGTTTCCGGAGTTCGGTACCGGTGCGCTGGACGATTCCTACAGTTCCTCCGCCAGCGGAAAAAAAGCATTTTATCTCCTGCTCGATCATGAATCGTTTCAAACGGAACGCAACCGGACTCCTCTGAGCGTCCTGCTGCAATCACTCGATTATGACGAAACCGTCTGCATCCTCGGTCCGGCCCGCTATCCCAGTCCCCTGGAATGGTCGTCTCTGCTGGCCTGGGTCGAAGAGGGCGGGCGACTGGTCATTTCAGCTAATCCCAAACATCCGCAGTTCCAGGTGGAACCGCTGGAACTCAGCGTGGAATATCTCGATGAAGTCGAACGGGAAAACATGCCGCGTGTTGAGAAAAAAGAGGATGACGAAGACAAAGAGGAATCCGATCTCAGCCTGCTGATGAAAGGCGAACACGACCTGATCGAAGCTCAGGCCTCGACCGTGTTTCCTGATGTCCCTTCACTCGTCTGGGATACCAATGCACGGGTGACCTCCGCGACGGGACAGGCCCTGGTCACTGCAGGAGAGACCCAGCAGGCCGTCCGACTGCATCATGGTCTGGGAACTGTTGTTGTCTCCGCGTCCTCGGAAATTTTTTCAAATCAGTCGATGGTAGACGGCGGCAGCGTTGCGGCATTTCGGCTCATTGAGGCTGCCGGACCTCCCGAGTATTTCGTCGTTGATGAATCACTGAATGCTTCGGGAACATCGAAAGTCGTCGCTCTGCTGATTGACCCGACCTTCCGTCCCCTGACAATCCAGCTGCTGATCACACTGCTGATTTTCGGCTGGTGGAGAAGCAATCGTATCGGGCCGATCCTCTCTTCTCACATTCTGCCCCGGCATAATATTGTTTCGCATACCGATAACGTCGGCAATTTACACTATAAAAAAGCCAACGGGCGTGCTTTACTATTCGCGTATATCAAGCAGCTGTTTTCCGAACTGAACCTCAGGCATTTCCGTGGCGAGGAACATCGCGTACTCGATCCCATCGCGAGACGTTTGAATGAAGATCCAAAGCAGATCAAAAAATTCCTGAAACAGGCTGCTCAAATCGCGAAGAGTAAAAAAGTGAATCGCCATCAGATGGGTGAGCTGATTCGGAAACTGTCTAAAATCAGGCAGGCTGCTTCGCCTGGGAAATATCAGAAGAAATAACGAGAGCCCATTTGTGATTACCTACCATTCGATCGCCAAAGTCGGCGACATTCCGGAAGGAGAAGGACGCGCCTATCATCTCGAAGGCCTGATGATCGCCGTCTTCCTCAAAGAAGGCCAGTATACCGCCATCAATGATTTCTGCCCTCACCAGGGAGCGCCCCTCTCAACCGGCTATGTCGACGAAGAGGGAGCGGTTACCTGTCCCTGGCATGCCTGGCGATTCTGTATCAAAGATGGCACCTGGCTGGATAATCCCAAATCGAAATTACAGGTTCCCGTTTACCCACTGCGAATCGAAGGGGATGACATCCAGGTGGGACTGGAGCTCCCTGAAGAAGAGGCCCCCTCGGCTCCCGCTGACTAAAGCTCGCAGGAGCCACCCGGTTCCAATACCACCGGCTCGGCAGTGGTCTGGCTTCGTACCTGATGAGCCCACGCAGCGGCGTCCTGTTCAATCAGAGGCCAGGTATTGTAGTGCATGGGGATAACCTTTTTGGGTTCGATCAGTTTCGTCGCCCGTACTGCATCTTCCGGTCCCATAGTGAAGTTATCGCCAATCGGCAGGATCGCCAGATCAACGCCTTCTTCACCAATCAGTTTCATGTCGTAAAACAGACCGGTATCAGCGGCAAAGTAAATCGTTCCATCCTCCAGTTTTAAGAGAATACCACAGGGGCTGCCGCCGTTGCTTCCGTCCGGCAGCATCGATCCATGATGGGCGATCGTCAGCTTGACGGTCCCAAAGTCATGTTGATAGGAACCACCGATGTGCTGAGGGTGCACATTTTCAATCCCCTGTTTCCCCATCCAGTCGATGATTTCGAAATTGGCAACCACCAGCGCTTTGGTGCGTTTCGCGATTTCAACGGTATCACCGACATGATCGCCGTGCCCGTGACTGACAATGATTGCATCAGCT contains:
- a CDS encoding DUF4129 domain-containing protein, which encodes MTASRVRFQSRVSLILSLGIILLTPGLLTAQQENDYTDLSSPDQVMLKQDMQEILKRPEFRHLTRERELAQEADVDLNDWIKDSPRQSSYDTSAISGVAGLIFLYLSYAAVICACLLVLFLLVKAVTGFKLSREHNMKSDKTQLQGEMVLEEHVSPAELAAATYLERAQELARSGNYHQAIIQLLYGSMSFIERSGWIRFRKGLTYRDYMRAARPHGLAGESLRQMIRTYEPLGFGRRVATREHFESTLQHYESAFQKET
- a CDS encoding DUF4350 domain-containing protein encodes the protein MNQPSRKKRERRNAGWFWLAALCLLLPLHLWFPEFGTGALDDSYSSSASGKKAFYLLLDHESFQTERNRTPLSVLLQSLDYDETVCILGPARYPSPLEWSSLLAWVEEGGRLVISANPKHPQFQVEPLELSVEYLDEVERENMPRVEKKEDDEDKEESDLSLLMKGEHDLIEAQASTVFPDVPSLVWDTNARVTSATGQALVTAGETQQAVRLHHGLGTVVVSASSEIFSNQSMVDGGSVAAFRLIEAAGPPEYFVVDESLNASGTSKVVALLIDPTFRPLTIQLLITLLIFGWWRSNRIGPILSSHILPRHNIVSHTDNVGNLHYKKANGRALLFAYIKQLFSELNLRHFRGEEHRVLDPIARRLNEDPKQIKKFLKQAAQIAKSKKVNRHQMGELIRKLSKIRQAASPGKYQKK
- a CDS encoding Rieske (2Fe-2S) protein is translated as MITYHSIAKVGDIPEGEGRAYHLEGLMIAVFLKEGQYTAINDFCPHQGAPLSTGYVDEEGAVTCPWHAWRFCIKDGTWLDNPKSKLQVPVYPLRIEGDDIQVGLELPEEEAPSAPAD
- a CDS encoding metal-dependent hydrolase — translated: MATKITWLGHSSFQIETNGKTILLDPFLTGNPSASVSADAVEADAIIVSHGHGDHVGDTVEIAKRTKALVVANFEIIDWMGKQGIENVHPQHIGGSYQHDFGTVKLTIAHHGSMLPDGSNGGSPCGILLKLEDGTIYFAADTGLFYDMKLIGEEGVDLAILPIGDNFTMGPEDAVRATKLIEPKKVIPMHYNTWPLIEQDAAAWAHQVRSQTTAEPVVLEPGGSCEL